In one Chionomys nivalis chromosome 13, mChiNiv1.1, whole genome shotgun sequence genomic region, the following are encoded:
- the Ppp1r3g gene encoding protein phosphatase 1 regulatory subunit 3G — MEPSGEQLQRSGAPSSTPSGEPPPVEGLSVSEVLCVEGGTSETPIADAQLQDTSLSPQEEAALSEQEELQEYRRPRTRSFSLPADPILQAAKLLQQRQQTGQPGREGVEFPAGDCCAKCKKRVQFADSLGLSLASVKHFSEAEDPQVPPAVLSRLRSFPLSAEDLKQVGGFLATAKVPASLWVPCAQLRPLFQLPGLSAVEERLRRQRVCLESVQCSQPPGAEVTGSGRVISCPGPRAVVVRYTFTEWRTFLDVPAELHPESLEQPPPVPSGLSGPGAEDSEEEPVTERFCFSLGLPPGLQPKEGDDADACDVAIHFAICYRCEQGEYWDNNEGANYTLRYVCSSDPL, encoded by the coding sequence ATGGAGCCATCCGGGGAGCAGCTGCAACGTTCCGGGGCCCCCAGCTCTACGCCTTCCGGAGAGCCCCCGCCCGTGGAGGGGCTGTCGGTCTCCGAGGTCCTCTGCGTGGAAGGTGGCACCTCGGAGACCCCGATTGCTGACGCTCAACTCCAGGACACGTCTCTATCGCCGCAGGAAGAGGCGGCTCTCTCGGAGCAGGAGGAGCTGCAGGAATATCGCCGCCCTCGTACACGCTCCTTCTCTTTGCCGGCCGACCCCATCCTGCAGGCCGCCAAGCTCctgcagcagcggcagcagaCCGGACAGCCAGGTCGGGAGGGTGTCGAGTTCCCGGCCGGGGACTGCTGCGCCAAGTGCAAGAAGCGCGTGCAGTTCGCAGACTCCCTGGGGTTGAGTTTGGCCAGCGTGAAGCACTTCAGTGAGGCGGAGGACCCGCAGGTGCCGCCCGCAGTGCTCTCACGTCTCCGCAGCTTCCCGCTGAGCGCCGAGGACCTGAAGCAGGTCGGGGGGTTTCTGGCGACGGCAAAGGTGCCCGCGTCCCTGTGGGTTCCTTGCGCCCAGCTCCGACCCCTCTTCCAGCTCCCGGGGCTGAGTGCTGTGGAGGAGCGCCTGCGGCGACAGCGAGTGTGTCTGGAGTCCGTGCAATGCTCCCAACCGCCCGGTGCGGAGGTGACCGGCTCGGGTCGAGTGATCAGCTGCCCCGGacccagggcagtggtggtgcgctATACCTTTACCGAGTGGCGCACCTTTCTGGACGTGCCGGCTGAGCTGCATCCTGAGTCCCTGGAGCAGCCGCCTCCTGTACCTTCGGGACTCTCTGGACCAGGGGCTGAGGATAGTGAGGAGGAGCCAGTCACAGAGCGTTTCTGCTTCTCGCTGGGTCTGCCACCAGGTCTGCAGCCCAAAGAAGGGGACGATGCTGACGCTTGCGACGTCGCTATCCATTTTGCCATCTGCTATCGCTGCGAACAGGGCGAATACTGGGATAACAACGAGGGGGCCAACTACACCTTGCGCTATGTGTGCTCCTCAGACCCGCTCTGA